The DNA region ATGTGGATACTGTTGATCTGGACGATGATTTAACGGATGTGCTGGAGCGCATGGACCAAAAGAACCTGTTCAGTATGCCGGTGGTGGTCAACAACCGGTTTATCGGCATGATCTCAAAAGCCACCCTGCTGGATAAATACCGCAGTGAACTGATGGTACAATCTTATTACTAATACCCAACACCTAATACCTAATACCTATTATGCAAGGAGACGGTCGTCATGGACTTACAGCTTTTGCATATTTTCAGAAACAATCCGCTCGGAAGGGAACTTTTGCTCCAATCCGCCTATTTCTGCCGTGCGCTGGGGATTTTGCCCGTTCTTTACGTACCCCAGTATGTAAAGTTTCTGATGTATTTTGAAAACGATGTGGTTCAGGTGGATCTTGACGGCTCCTACCTTCGGGCCCCTGAAACAGCCAGGGATCATGCGGCTGAAATTCTCCGGCAGCAGGGGCTGCCCGAGCCCAAGTTCCTGGAGCCGAAGAATTTTACCGCCTCAACTCTACCGGACCTGCCGGTAAACTTTGACTTCATGTGCTGTCCGAGAACCATCAGTGATTTGTCCTCAAAAATCGGTCTGGGCTATATCGGGCCCCGGGTGCGGCGGATTATTCATTCGGCCCGTTTTCCCGTGTTACTCGGCTGTTCAGTGTATCAACCGTGGGAGAGTATCTGCGTGTTTTTCGGCGGTTCAGCCAATGCCGTCAAGGCGCTTCGGGCCGGATTTCGACTGGCCCGACTGACGGGGTTTCCGCTGGATGTATTTACCCAGGAG from Desulfobacterales bacterium includes:
- a CDS encoding universal stress protein, whose protein sequence is MDLQLLHIFRNNPLGRELLLQSAYFCRALGILPVLYVPQYVKFLMYFENDVVQVDLDGSYLRAPETARDHAAEILRQQGLPEPKFLEPKNFTASTLPDLPVNFDFMCCPRTISDLSSKIGLGYIGPRVRRIIHSARFPVLLGCSVYQPWESICVFFGGSANAVKALRAGFRLARLTGFPLDVFTQEDKRDRSYYEGVIEKENLGSEMDKYVREWRIWDSGNFIDNLYDVPYDALVIAGAYGHGAIKEVLFGSTLEKIQTHLPNTLLIVGPNYRAAMAG